Proteins from a single region of Bos javanicus breed banteng chromosome 7, ARS-OSU_banteng_1.0, whole genome shotgun sequence:
- the LOC133251893 gene encoding putative gustatory receptor clone PTE01, translating into MYLVTILGNLFIILAVTSDPHLHTPMYFFLSNLSLADIGLVSTTVPKMIVNIQTHSRVISYGGCLTQMSIFLLFGCMDGTLLTAMAYDRFVAICHPLYYMAIMNPCLCCLLVLVSFFVSLLESQLHNWIALQLTCFKDVEIPNFFCHPSQLLKLACCDTFTNNIVMYTAGAIFGFLPISGIFFSYCKILSSVLRVPSSGGMNKAFSTCGSHLAVVCLFYITGIDVYLSSAISQSSRKFAVASVMYTVLTPMLNPFIYSLRNKDIKRATRRSLSKMFYT; encoded by the coding sequence ATGTACCTGGTCACCATTTTAGGGAACCTGTTCATCATCCTGGCTGTCACCTctgacccccacctccacacccccatgtacttctttctctcCAACCTGTCCTTGGCTGACATTGGTTTGGTCTCCACCACAGTCCCCAAGATGATTGTAAATATCCAAACTCACAGCAGGGTCATCTCCTATGGGGGCTGCCTGACACAGAtgtctatttttctcctttttggatGTATGGATGGTACTcttctcactgcaatggcttATGACCGGTTTGTGGCCATCTGTCATCCACTGTACTACATGGCCATCATGAACCCATGCCTCTGTTGTCTTTTAGTTTTGGTGTCTTTTTTTGTTAGTCTTTTGGAGTCACAGCTGCACAACTGGATTGCACTACAACTCACCTGCTTCAAAGATGTAGAAATCCCTAATTTCTTCTGTCACCCTTCTCAACTCCTCAAGCTTGCCTGTTGTGACACTTTCACCAATAACATAGTCATGTATACTGCTGGTGCCATCTTCGGTTTTCTTCCTATCTCAGGGATCTTTTTCTCTTACTGTAAAATTCTCTCCTCTGTTCTGAGAGTCCCCTCATCAGGTGGCATGAataaagccttctccacctgtggttCTCACCTGgcagttgtttgtttattttacataacAGGCATTGATGTGTATCTCAGTTCAGCCATCTCACAATCTTCTAGGAAGTTTGCAGTGGCCTCAGTGATGTACACTGTGCTCActcccatgctgaaccccttcatctacagtctgaggaaTAAGGACATCAAAAGGGCCACGCGGAGGTCTCTCAGCAAAATGTTCTACACTTAG